ACTTAGCACCCGCAGCAGTATCTGTGAAAGATcttaataaatcttttaacATAGTTTCCTTCACATCAAAGTTACCCAATTCGTAAACCAATGAAAGACCCTTTGATGCAGATTCttgaataatttcatcaCGATCACTCAAGAAACGCATGAATTTCATGTGAATGATTTCACATTTCTCTTTGATTATTGGGTTGGATCTATTATACTTTACCAACGTTAATAACCAAATACATGCTGCTTTTCTCAAGCTTGGTTTAGTATTATCACAATGTTCTAACACTTTATTCAAAACATTAATTTGCTTGGAACCTGGGAATAATTGTGGAAGATTTATTTGACAATGAGGAATATCTATATTATCTTCTAAGAAACTGCTCATCCAACCATCAGAAAGAATAGACAGTGATTCACCTCCGGTAAATAACATTTCGATTTGACTTGTAGTATGTGAGCTATAAATGAGATCAAAAAGTTCTtcagataaattaaattcgTCAGTATATAACGAAATGTATCCTAATAGTTCAATCGAGGATTCCGatctttgaattttatctttaacaACAGTTATAATGTTTCTTATAAATGTTTCCTTTGCGCGTGTAGAGAGGCTTGAAATTACACCGTATCGGATAAGTTGACCCATCAACTTTATAAaatctaattttttatccTTATTCACTATATTTTCTATAAGGTATTCCAAGAGTATTTTTACATGTGTTTCATTCATTACTGTGCCAAAAGTATTACTCAAATATAACCTTGGTATCATATATGATACGGTTATAATTACGTCCGCAGCCTTTTCAATGTTATTTATGTTCAACAAGGTGTCAAAAATTTCCTTAATGAATGGTGATGTAACATTACCGACAGAAATGATACCTATACAATTTGCAGCGATTTGTAAATCTTTGTCATTTTGAATATCGATACCATTtatgaatttgaataatgattCCATTTGATGACTTAGCATGGCCAAAGTTTTTGAGCTACAGAATtgtaaaaaaaacaacagaGTTTGTCCAAACTCAATATCTTGATAGgtagataaaaatatttttctattaGAACTATCTTTCAAAGCAAATTCGTtatgaattaaatttagGAATGAGATAAACACATCTGAGTCGATTGCTTTGATATAATTAGAGACCAATGTAAATATTCTGTGATCAACATTAGTTGCGTTTGTTATTTTGATAGACCAATCTTCATCTTGATCAAGAAAAGTGTTCTCCCCGTAAATTGCGTTAGATATAATTACTTGTTTAATAAAACGAACAGAAGTATTCAAAGTTTTCCTTATgacaaaaaaagaattatttttacttttttcTACCTCACTCATGAGCAATTTTAAAATGCTAGATAGTTCAGGaaactttaatatttgattattatttccTAAAAGCTCCGAAGTTTTCTTGAAATCCTTAGAATTTGAAGCTTTACATACTTTAAACCAATAGGGGTTTAATCCCTTGTATGATTCCTCAATTATATCAAATCTGTTCGTTCTTGAAGTCCCAAggatattgaaatatctaGCTTGGcaatcattaaaatcaaatgcagcattgatatatttaatacaGACGTATCTACAGGCCATCAAAGCATCACGttcatcattatcttttattatttcaaattgataatcatcattcaaaaaattttctgctaatttctttaacttattttttgaagtcAAAGGTAGGTCATATAAATGGGGGGTTAAGGAGTTCAAAGTTTCCTGGATACTAGGTCTAAATTCATTGAGATCTCCCTTCAAGGAATCAAAAAGGAACTCAATAAAGGATAAATCCTTTACCAACTCATAATCTTTCTTAAGCAGCAAACCTAATGTTTCATATTGGAGTCTCCTTTGTAATATAGCATTGCTAAAGTTAGGGGTGTTTGCACCTAGCTGTAACCTTGGCCATCCTTCagtatttaaattatttcttatCAATGAGGCTATGCTAACTTGAATCCCACTAGAGCCAACTGGTgaaatttctaaattttgatgattatttttagaTACAAATCCAATAAATGTCAAACAAAGTGATCTTAATTTATAACTTTTTGAGTGTAAACCTATGGAACAAATCAATGATACTTGTTGTACTTTTTCTGTAGCAATTACACTTCGATTTAAAATAGTGAGtattttttcttgtaattCTTGCTTGACTGGTGGTCGGCCTATCTTAGTATCACCAATAtacaatgaaattaaataattaatgaaatcagAATCTTCATATGAAATTTCTAGAGTCTTTAACATTTGTACAGCTTTATCTGAAATGTCAGTTGAATCAGTTGAAACTATCGACAAgaattttatcaattgttGATCATCCGGTACAAACCCATGCGtgataaatttgaagataCTTCTTTTATATGTTACCATTTGGTCCTTGGTGAAAGTGATGCCTGCATTGTAAgtgaaaaaagaaacatcATCAGCGGTTAAACCTGGGCAAGTGTACCCTCTTGGAATGATCCCACTATTTTGATCTGGCTTTGCAGGGTTTAACAAGAAGAACTTGGTACAATAAGACAATACAAATTCCATGTCAGTATTATTTATAGGTTTATAAAATTGACGCATgtcatcttcttctgcAGATCCTTTTAATGGAGATTCCAATTTCAAGATTATTTTAcataaaatatgaaataatCTTGATGAAGTCATTGTAGGCAAAGTAGAGATACCATTGATTATTGTTGgaatcaaattttttctaCGATCGTAATCGCTAATTCTCTCGATACCTCTCGAGGCAAACAAGAGGCTGTATAGTCTAACgttattataattagaGGTCGTCACTTCTGTGCcttcatttttctttgcttGGTCTAATAGGTTTTCAACCGGTAGTTCCACAGATGTCAGTGTAT
The Tetrapisispora phaffii CBS 4417 chromosome 11, complete genome DNA segment above includes these coding regions:
- the ECM29 gene encoding Ecm29p (similar to Saccharomyces cerevisiae ECM29 (YHL030W); ancestral locus Anc_4.15) — its product is MQLSESKEKELVEKVALRFVLSDTPEKYEQALNTFLPPLLLKLASCHNSVRQAVFEILKDVLSRLNTLTSVELPVENLLDQAKKNEGTEVTTSNYNNVRLYSLLFASRGIERISDYDRRKNLIPTIINGISTLPTMTSSRLFHILCKIILKLESPLKGSAEEDDMRQFYKPINNTDMEFVLSYCTKFFLLNPAKPDQNSGIIPRGYTCPGLTADDVSFFTYNAGITFTKDQMVTYKRSIFKFITHGFVPDDQQLIKFLSIVSTDSTDISDKAVQMLKTLEISYEDSDFINYLISLYIGDTKIGRPPVKQELQEKILTILNRSVIATEKVQQVSLICSIGLHSKSYKLRSLCLTFIGFVSKNNHQNLEISPVGSSGIQVSIASLIRNNLNTEGWPRLQLGANTPNFSNAILQRRLQYETLGLLLKKDYELVKDLSFIEFLFDSLKGDLNEFRPSIQETLNSLTPHLYDLPLTSKNKLKKLAENFLNDDYQFEIIKDNDERDALMACRYVCIKYINAAFDFNDCQARYFNILGTSRTNRFDIIEESYKGLNPYWFKVCKASNSKDFKKTSELLGNNNQILKFPELSSILKLLMSEVEKSKNNSFFVIRKTLNTSVRFIKQVIISNAIYGENTFLDQDEDWSIKITNATNVDHRIFTLVSNYIKAIDSDVFISFLNLIHNEFALKDSSNRKIFLSTYQDIEFGQTLLFFLQFCSSKTLAMLSHQMESLFKFINGIDIQNDKDLQIAANCIGIISVGNVTSPFIKEIFDTLLNINNIEKAADVIITVSYMIPRLYLSNTFGTVMNETHVKILLEYLIENIVNKDKKLDFIKLMGQLIRYGVISSLSTRAKETFIRNIITVVKDKIQRSESSIELLGYISLYTDEFNLSEELFDLIYSSHTTSQIEMLFTGGESLSILSDGWMSSFLEDNIDIPHCQINLPQLFPGSKQINVLNKVLEHCDNTKPSLRKAACIWLLTLVKYNRSNPIIKEKCEIIHMKFMRFLSDRDEIIQESASKGLSLVYELGNFDVKETMLKDLLRSFTDTAAGAKLNFGSVSEETELFDAGALSTGDDSIKTYKDVLSLASEVGDPSLVYKFMNLAKSSSLWSSRKGIAFGLGAIMSKASLENIILEDKNTANKLIPKLFRYRFDPYELVSNSMNDIWNTLISNSSEIINSYFDLILDELLVGMSNKEWRVREASSKALLHLIQTVPKERFADKMIDLWTMSFRSMDDIKESVRQEGTKLTNVLAKLLARSIDINNGVSKETSENTLKLILPFLLGTKGLNSDAEDVRSFALKVVIDLVKNTGYAMKPFAPNLAYEFTLLLSSMEPEVINYLALNAKNFKVDATEIDAQRSNVVASSPIFNIIEKLISMSDDTVIENYVNNSIKAVRKSIGLPSKIAASSVIILLVQKYQSDLKPYSGKLLKSCFNAVSDRNGTVNQSFANTFGYIVKISSIDKVIKYSNLLVEKYFSEHSPETKLVVGKAISSMIKYAPSQFESVAGIYIPLVFIASNDSDKESALIYGQIWTESSSLGSGTIKLYLDEIIKMLSENINSTDFSIRRTCAGSVSILSSKIDNTITKVQVSKLFDIILQALNGRSWSGKEAIVEALVELTLKFKDTFNENEELKLKTVKAFITEISKKNQEYVSKIIIPYTKFIDNYSTDELLSHLISVSTSLIENLDSIIVIDNKYDSNSSAKRIKTQSDITKKSTRENVEKEEFITELLLSSSNLCKFTNEGEYPYSLLLFIFNLVDLLFSNEKVIFTWRTNLVAAKIGCNILDNYQNKDSNPEMFEKQIENYWHKIYKMNSKNESIENVKLGLVQFAKLIITRLPSLKTVIERDLIDLTEDYLTPRVISEIKELNIATS